From a region of the Castanea sativa cultivar Marrone di Chiusa Pesio chromosome 10, ASM4071231v1 genome:
- the LOC142612292 gene encoding uncharacterized protein LOC142612292 translates to MQSRLAGTATRWSWVLAQANNKQALRRGLASTLAGRTADPPNAIHSGEVEAGPAHAVHYRKPEGQGNVVDADTENQEIELKPSKETGPLVPPGTPYGSPPRLESTGLSQASNPITQQKRSHSHSHATSLEKVSCAGLDGTPWPEEIEKEQSDRERQAEDDREYYKHHKASPLSEIKMVDTRKPITRVTDASKFEVGGDVIGWRPEQLDTAEEALLRAVRIWRQNAMRGDPDLPHGRVLRELRGEWF, encoded by the exons ATGCAATCAAGATTAGCAGGCACAGCCACAAGGTGGTCTTGGGTTTTAGCTCAAGCCAACAACAAACAAGCTCTCCGTAGAGGACTTGCCTCGACCTTGGCTGGTCGCACTGCTGACCCTCCCAATGCCATTCACTCTGGTGAGGTTGAAGCTGGCCCTGCTCATGCTGTTCATTATAGAAAACCCGAA GGCCAAGGAAACGTGGTGGATGCTGATACTGAGAATCAAGAAATAGAACTCAAACCCAGTAAAGAAACGGGACCATTAGTGCCTCCTGGAACGCCTTATGGTTCTCCGCCGAGGCTAGAGAGCACCGGTTTGAGCCAAGCCTCGAACCCCATCACTCAGCAAAAGCGTAGCCATAGCCATAGCCATGCAACGAGCCTGGAAAAGGTGAGTTGTGCAGGGCTTGACGGCACACCATGGCCAGAGGAAATAGAAAAAGAGCAGAGTGACAGAGAGAGACAAGCTGAAGATGACAGAGAATACTACAAGCATCACAAGGCCTCGCCTTTGTCAGAGATCAAAATGGTTGATACGAGAAAGCCTATTACAAGGGTAACTGATGCTTCGAAATTTGAGGTTGGCGGAGATGTGATTGGGTGGAGGCCGGAGCAGCTTGACACGGCGGAGGAGGCGCTTCTGAGAGCCGTTCGGATTTGGAGACAGAATGCTATGCGTGGAGACCCGGATCTTCCACACGGACGGGTTCTTAGAGAGCTTCGTGGTGAATGGTTTTGA
- the LOC142613985 gene encoding GATA transcription factor 15-like codes for MESKTKRSESEDMNSTLLGGAEELKKSCTDCHTTRTPLWRGGPAGPRSLCNACGIRYRKKRRALLSLDKGEAEKCKKNSINRSNKGKVGVRLKLGLMALGREMGLHRSLGKEKQIMRKLKEEEQAAMLLMALSCGCVYN; via the exons ATGGAATCAAAGACAAAA AGGTCAGAGTCAGAGGACATGAATAGCACATTGTTAGGTGGGGCTGAAGAGCTCAAGAAAAGCTGTACAGATTGTCATACAACAAGAACACCTCTATGGAGGGGTGGTCCAGCTGGGCCAAGG TCTCTTTGCAATGCATGTGGTATCAGATACAGAAAGAAGAGGAGGGCGCTTCTGAGTTTGGACAAAGGAGAAGCAGAGAAGTGCAAGAAAAATAGCATTAATAGAAGCAATAAAGGCAAGGTGGGAGTCAGATTGAAGCTGGGATTGATGGCTTTAGGAAGAGAAATGGGCTTGCATAGATCATTGGGGAAGGAGAAGCAGATTATGAGGAAacttaaagaagaagaacaagccGCCATGCTGTTGATGGCTCTATCTTGTGGCTGTGTCTACAACTAg
- the LOC142612950 gene encoding uncharacterized protein LOC142612950 — translation MKNQLTSSCDDDDEFELSRMVHCWWRSATKFDECAKLKFDLPNISSLTPRLKVLRELERLALVAPDGLHELRHKLLSYRSGDFWVPIGGISKEEMDIPPAITILLVGFTGSGKSSLVNLMYSVLGRSGLIPFAQTALGSSSDFTTMFLEEHNVLRSTQSGFCVYDSRGFDYAQMGENLEELSNWMTEGVHHNQPCLRPGDDALTKADTEILTLKSSPKFVKRKVNCAMVVANIAEIYKASKTGDFKPLEAIRELFCCPVLRKSNEDPFLILTHGDLLSTEERIEGRLKICEWLGVSETTGVYDIVCLTEYGYLAEESDPVTAYALTEAVYRGLLISDRGHFPKKNLWDWAALILSWLMCFFAVFFTFLADICSKLGQRDRLKR, via the exons ATGAAAAACCAACTAACTTCTTCCTGTGATGATGATGACGAGTTTGAGTTATCTAGAATGGTTCATTGCTGGTGGCGTTCGGCTACCAAGTTTGATGAATGTGCTAAGCTCAAGTTTGACCTTCCCAACATTTCAAGTCTAACACCTAGGCTTAAAGTGCTAAGGGAGCTGGAAAGGTTGGCTTTGGTTGCACCTGATGGGCTTCATGAACTTCGGCACAAGCTGCTCTCGTATCGCTCAGGTGATTTTTGGGTTCCTATAGGAGGGATCAGCAAGGAAGAGATGGATATCCCACCAGCTATTACAATTCTCTTGGTGGGTTTCACTGGTTCTGGCAAAAGCTCACTTGTAAATCTAATGTACAGTGTTCTTGGACGCTCTGGACTCATACCCTTTGCTCAAACAGCACTAG GTAGTTCTTCGGATTTCACTACTATGTTTTTGGAAGAGCACAATGTGTTGAGGTCCACACAAAGTGGGTTTTGCGTTTATGATTCAAGGGGCTTTGATTATGCTCAAATGGGTGAGAATCTTGAAGAATTGTCCAATTGGATGACTGAGGGGGTTCATCATAATCAGCCATGTTTAAGACCGGGAGATGATGCATTGACAAAAGCTGATACCGAAATTCTTACCTTGAAATCATCTCCAAAATTCGTGAAGAGGAAAGTGAATTGCGCAATGGTTGTGGCTAACATAGCAGAGATCTATAAAGCTTCAAAAACTGGTGATTTTAAGCCACTGGAGGCCATTAGAGAGCTCTTCTGCTGTCCTGTTTTACGAAAATCCA ATGAGGACCCTTTCTTGATCTTGACACATGGTGACTTGTTATCAACGGAGGAAAGGATCGAAGGCCGACTGAAAATATGTGAATGGCTAGGCGTATCAGAGACTACTGGAGTGTATGATATTGTGTGCCTCACAGAGTATGGATATCTTGCAGAAGAATCAGACCCCGTCACAGCCTATGCCTTAACTGAAGCTGTTTATAGAGGTTTGCTCATATCAGATAGGGGCCACTTTCCAAAGAAAAACCTTTGGGACTGGGCAGCACTCATATTGTCGTGGCTTATGTGCTTCTTTGCTGTTTTCTTCACTTTCCTTGCTGATATTTGCTCCAAACTTGGACAGAGGGATAGACTGAAACGGTGA
- the LOC142612294 gene encoding uncharacterized protein LOC142612294, producing the protein MELTSVKGCHGESFHQSGSHRSRDWSWGYGDKDSISLDRQRPRNTTLDAMSQTLRRAARSPFSEEIERAPMSSRFTRPPFISYYGKTDSVEHVSHYIQMMSLHNHNDALICKVFPSSLRHNALRWFKGLKKGSIHSFGELIQEFRARFMTCSRVPQLVDTLFSMKMGAGETLRSYTSKYWELYNEIGRDNEKVATSTFQLGLPKDSKLRES; encoded by the exons ATGGAGCTAACCTCAG TGAAGGGTTGCCATGGAGAATCATTCCACCAGTCAGGTTCGCATCGGTCTAGGGATTGGTCTTGGGGTTATGGCgacaaagactcgatttccctTGACCGACAGAGGCCCCGAAACACCACGCTAGATGCTATGAGCCAGACGTTACGCAGAGCTGCCCGGTCCCCATTTTCGGAAGAGATTGAACGAGCACCAATGTCGAGCAGATTTACCAGACCACCGTTTATTTCGTACTATGGGAAAACAGActcggtggaacatgtgagtcaCTACATCCAAATGATGTCTTTGCATAATCATAATGATGCCCTGATATGTAAAGTGTTCCCCTCTAGTCTCAGGCACAATGCTTTGAGGTGGTTTAAAGGGTTGAAGAAAGGCTCGATTCATAGTTTTGGAGAATTGATTCAAGAATTCAGGGCCCGGTTTATGACATGTAGCCGTGTACCACAACTCGTGGATACTTTGTTCTCTATGAAGATGGGAGCTGGGGAAACTCTTCGGAGTTATACCAGTAAGTATTGGGAGTTGTATAATGAGATCGGCAGGGATAACGAAAAAGTGGCGACTAGTACATTTCAGCTGGGGTTGCCTAAGGATTCCAAATTACGAGAGTCTTAG
- the LOC142612295 gene encoding uncharacterized protein LOC142612295 gives MRFGVPKSLVSDDRLQFDYKAFRKFYSDLGIKKKYSTPAYLQSNGQAEAVNKAIVNGLKKMLEGTKGIWAEELPNILWAYRTTTRRSTRETPFSLMYGGEAVISAKISLCSARVSRFVPAENEELMVKQLDSLQECRESATIRLAEYQQKLAH, from the coding sequence ATGAGATTTGGAGTCCCTAAATCCTTAGTATCTGATGACAGGTTGCAGTTTGACTATAAAGCCTTCCGCAAGTTCTACAGCGACCTCGGTATTAAGAAAAAGTATTCAACCCCGGCGTATCTACAGAGCAATGGTcaggccgaggctgttaacaaagCAATTGTAAATGGGTTGAAGAAAATGTTGGAGGGGACTAAAGGGATATGGGCAGAGGAGTTGCCGAACATATTATGGGCCTACAGGACAACCACTAGAAGGTCCACAAGAGAAACTCCTTTCTCACTGATGTACGGAGGGGAAGCCGTAATATCGGCTAAAATAAGCTTATGCAGTGCTCGGGTTTCAAGATTTGTTCCTGCCGAGAATGAAGAGCTAATGGTGAAGCAACTTGATTCATTACAAGAATGCCGAGAATCAGCAACCATAAGGTTGGCCGAGTATCAGCAGAAGCTTGCTCACTAA
- the LOC142612971 gene encoding uncharacterized protein LOC142612971: MAKSSKDNKNKATNSQSNWTLHPPYFEMISEAISTLKDRTGSSQQAIAKFIDDKYKKELPQNFKKVLSVQLKKFVKSERLVKIKNSFKLAVKETQKKKGKDNAKKAVTPKENEAKKISEKGLKTKRLNQVKTPEKKKKKAVAGTKKMKRLSQVKTPEGLKKKKNLTPMKRKSASKN, from the exons ATGGCGAAATCAAGCAAggacaacaaaaacaaagccaCCAATTCACAGTCCAACTGGACCCTCCATCCTCCATACTTTGAG ATGATAAGCGAGGCAATATCAACACTAAAGGACCGGACAGGGTCGAGCCAACAAGCGATAGCGAAGTTCATAGATGACAAGTACAAGAAAGAGTTGCCACAAAACTTCAAGAAAGTCTTATCCGTGCAGTTGAAGAAGTTTGTCAAGTCTGAGAGGCTTGTGAAAATCAAGAACTCTTTCAAGTTGGCTGTGAAAGAGACCCAGAAAAAGAAGGGCAAAGATAACGCTAAGAAGGCCGTGACGCCCAAGGAAAATGAGGCCAAGAAGATTTCAGAGAAGGGGTTGAAGACCAAGAGGCTCAATCAGGTTAAGACcccagagaagaagaaaaagaaggcgGTGGCGGGTACGAAGAAGATGAAGCGGTTGAGTCAGGTTAAGACTCCAGAgggattgaagaagaagaagaacttgaCACCAATGAAGAGGAAGAGTGCTTCAAAGAACTAG